The nucleotide sequence ATCACCAATAAATGTTCTAATTTCTTTTCCGGTTAACTCTTTCCACTTTGCTACTCTTTCCTCAAGGCTTGCAATAGGTGTAACGGAATTAGACCGTAGTTCCTCGTCCATTTTTCTTCTGACTAAATTATCTAGTATGGTTACATCATGACCTTGTCTTGATAGATATAGGGCGGTTGGCCAACCACAAAAGCCATCGCCACCAGCTACTACAATTCTCATCGTTTCCCTCCCGTGATAGTTTAATCATTTTCCACTTCATTATATGATAACATCTGGGAGTTGAGAAATGATTTCCATTATATTAATAATTTTCATGTCCGATTAACATTGTAAAAACAATAATGCGACTCCAATTAGTTGTATTTCGTTAAAGGTTTTTGGGCAGGCCCTTCAATGACTTCACCTTTCACAGAAAAACGGCTACCATGACATGGACAATCCCATGTACGATCCCCGGAATTCCAGTTCACTTCACAGCCAAGATGGGTACAAGTTGTGTCTACTAGATGTACTTTTCCTTGCTCATCCTTATATGCACCTGTTCGTTTCCCTTTTATTCGTATAATTTGACCTTCATCTTCTTTTAGATCCTCTATACTCTTCCCAGTAAACTCTAGTTTGCCTTTTAACAGATGTTTGGCGACATCTGCATTGATTTCGGCAAATTTTTTGATATCCGGTTGGGCGTGGAAGCGAGAAGGATCAAAGACTTCTGCGTACGGATTCTTTTCTCCTAAAATGAAGTCGGTTAAGAGTAAGGCGGCAGCTGTTCCATTCGTCATCCCCCATTTTCGATAACCGGTTGCAAGTAATAGTTCCGGTTGATCTGATGTTATTGGTCCGATATAAGGTACTTTATCTAATGTGGTTAAATCCTGTGCGGACCAACGATATAAGTAGTTCTTAATGCCAAATGTATCTTGTGCGAACTTTTCTATTGCTTCATAATGCTCTATTTCAGGCTTTCCTTGGCCTGTTTTGTGTTTTTCTCCCCCTACTAGAAGGGCGTCTTTTCCATCAATGTTTACATATCGTATCGTTCTAGACGGCTGTCCGGCGTTAATATACATACCTCCAGGAAAACTTTTTTCTGGTTCAAACGCCATTAAATAAGAACGACTTGGGTACATTCTAGTGAAATAGAAGCCTTCCCCATCTATAAATGGAAAATGGGATGCGACAATTACGTGATCACAGACGACACGATGTCCATTTCTTGTAATGATGTGCTGGTGGTCACTATATTCCACATCTATCGCCGTCGTATTTTCATAAATTTCTCCACCGTTTTGCTGAATAATCTGGACTAGGTGGTTTAAATATTTTAACGGGTGAAAATGAGCTTGATTTTCCATCTTTAATGCTTTTTTAATTGGGATGTTTAAAGGGATTTCATCTAGTAATTCCCCAATAATACCCAATTTATCGTAGGCTTCCTTTTCTTGTTCTAGTTTTTGTATTTTTTTATCTGAATCTGTATAAATATAAGCGTCATCTACGGTATATTCGCAATCAATTCCTTCTTGATCAATCGTTTCTTTTATAAATTCCATAGCTTGTTTATTGGCTTTATAATACTGCTCTGCCTTTTCCACACCAAGCTGTTGGATAAAGGAATCATAAACAATACCGTGCTGAGCTGTAATTTTAGCGGTTGTATGTCCAGTTGTTCCGTTAAAGAGAGGGCCGGCGTCCAATAAGACAACCTTCTTCCCTTTCTTACTAAGTAAATAAGCTGCCGTTATGCCTGTAATTCCTCCTCCTACAATGCCTACATCTGCTTTTATATCTTTTTCTAATTGCTTGGACGTAATCGCATTTGTCGAATCGCGCCAATACGATTCCGGATGCTGTGGTATTTTCTTACTCATGTTATCGGATCCCTCCTAGTTGTCATACTATAATCTTTTCCAAAAGAAGAGATTTCATTTATTCTCTTGAGAAATGATTTGATATGCTTATACTAGAAGGAATGAAAAAGGAGGGTGTTCATGATTTCCCAGCATATAATCGTGCACGGAAGAGTACAAGGAGTCGGGTTTCGCGCAACGGCACAAATGAAAGCAAAGACGTTTGGTTTAACCGGTTGGGTCCGAAACCTAGAGGATGGATGTGTAGAAATGATAGTAGAAGGATCGGAGGCTAACGTCGAGACTTTTAAATCAACGGTGAAAGAAGGATTAAATCGGTTCACAAGGGTAGATCGGCTTGATGTGACAGACAATCAAGAGTTGAAAGGATTTAAGAATTTTCAAATCAAATATTAAAAGCCGCTCTTCATAAAGCGGCTTTTTTTTCTATATTATCTCTCTTCAAAGAATTTTCTGTTAAGAGCGATGTATTCATTTTCTTCTTCTGGTACTTCATCTTCCATAAAGATGGCTTCAACCGGGCAAACCGCCTCACAAGCTCCACAATCAATACAAATATCTGGATCGATGTAGAACATATCTTTTCCTTCTTCTATACAATCTACTGGACAAACTTCCATACATTCGCCAGCTTTTTCATCTTTACAAGGTGATGTAATTACAAAAGCCAAAGAAATCTCCTCCTTAAAATATAAACAAAAACCATTTCGGTTCACTATTATACCAAATTTTTCTTTAACTATCATTATAGACTATTTATAAGTGTATTTCTCTCTCTACGCTTCATTTTTTGTAATCTCTATGCATTTATTCTCTAATTACATAGAAAAAGACTGCCATAACGACAGTCTTTTTCCTCTAATCTTGATGCCAAACCCTTTCTACTACATATTCCCCACCGGTTTTTTGAACCGTGAATATATCCGGATTCGTAAATCCTTTCCAATGGTTAAAGCCTATGTCTACTTGAAATTCACTTAGTAAAATTGCTAACAGATTCCCGTGTGTTACGACTGCTATATCAGAGTGTTCCTCATCTTGTTGTAACTCATCAAGTAATTGACGCACTCTTTCTCTAGCATCATTCGATGATTCACCACCAGGTAATCGAAAATCCTGGTTATCAAAAGACTGTTCTAATACGTCTAACCAATCGTCGATGGGTTCTTCACTAAGAATTCTTTCCTTTAATCGATCATCTATTTCAATAGATGTCATTTGTTGCTCGGCGTATGGTTTTATACTTTCAATTGCGCGTAAATAAGGGCTAGATAGGATTCGGTCAATCGAAAATCCTGCTTCCTGTAAAAATGTTGCTAAATGTCGAGCCTGATGAATGCCATCATACGTTAAGGGAGAATCCTTGTGTTGCCCTTCGGCATTGCAATGACGAATTAAGATAAGCCTTTTCAATGCGAACCATCTCCTCAAGGGACAATTTTTTAATCTATGAGTGTCCAATTACGGACTTTAAAATGTATTCTCTTCCACTCATACTTCCCGATTGAACGGAAAATTATAACATTTTTATGAATTATGACTGAACCAAGTTCCAAGTTAACTTATTTCTTTAAAATATTCTTTCTTAAATCCTGCAATCCTGTTCGTATTGTCGATAATAAAGTAAAATTCCTCTGTTTCATTTTTCACATCGTACACCTTTCCGGGTGTTAACGTTGTGTCTACTACGAACTTTTTCGCATTGGCGTGCATACACTCAATTTTTTTAATCGTTTTGTTTTGTTCCCAATTGTTGTGAATCATTGTTCTAACTCCTTTATTTTTGCTCTAAGAATTCTAAGCGATTCCCGAAAGGATCTTCCACATAAAAACGGTTATAGCCAGGTAATCGATCATCAGCTTGTACAGATACATCATGATTAGCTAGATGGTTTTTTAATTCATTCAGTTGGTTTACATAAAAGGCCGGATGTGCTTTTTTTGCAGGAAAAAATGGTTCTTCAATTCCAATATGGAGCTGTTGCTTTCCACATTGAAACCAGACGCCTCCATTCTTTTTTAAAGTATCCGGTTTTTCGATTTCTGTCATTCCTAGAATCGTTTCGTAAAAATGAATAGCAGTTTCTTCTGATCCAGTCGGTGCTGCAAGCTGGACATGATCTAATCCCGCAAATATAAACGCCATCTTGTATCGCACTCCTCTGTCCAAATCCAAGGAACATCCTTTTTTGCTAGTCTAGAGTGGAAAAAAGACACGCCTTCGCATGTCCTATTTCTTGATATGTGCATTATACCATATTTTGGCTTCATTGACTTCTTTTTGTGAAAGTTGATGTCCTAATTGATCCCAGTGGACCAGAACATCTGCGTGTGCCTCACTTAGTAATTTTTCCAAATCCATTGTTTCTTGAGGTAAACAAAGTGGATCGTTTTCTCCTGCCCCAATGAATACAGGAGTTCCTGTTAAATCCGGTAAGGTGATGTTTCGTCTTGGTACCATCGGGTGAAAAAGAATGGCTCCGTATAGGGACGCTTTGTAGTGAAATAACAAACTACCGGCAATATTTGCCCCATTTGAATACCCAATCGCAACGATGTTATCCCGGTTAAACCCGTAATTCTGTGCAGCTTGATCCAAGAATTCTTGGAGTTCCTTCGTTCTGGCAATCAAATCTTCTTCGTCGAAGACCCCTTCGCTTAAACGTCGGAAAAATCTCGCCATTCCATTTTCTGAAACTGCACCTCTAACTCCCAGAACGGAAGCGGTTGAATCAATCATCTCAGCTACGGGCAATAAATCGCGTTCTGTCCCACCTGTTCCATGTAGGATTAAAAGAGTAGGTGCGTTTGAATCCGTCCCTTGTTGAAAGAAATGTTCCATGTTTATTACCACCTTATTTACATAATATTATTATAGTTTAGTTATTTATCTCGAATTCAAACTAATCGTACACTTTTTCAAGTTAGTAGTCAAAAAACGTGATTATGAACGTCGTTTCGGCTTCCAACTCCATCCCACTACCGCAACGAAAATCATAACCACCCAAAAAGTAGTATTCCATGTCGGTGATTCGGGATACGATACAGGAAGAATTCCTAAATGAGGGTGTGCCATTGTATGAATGGCCAGCTTCACTGCCACCCAACCTACGATTACGTATGCTGCTGTTTCCAATCCTGGACGTTCTTTTAAAAGCTGCACAATATAGGAGGCTGCAATTCGAATTAAAATTAATCCAATCATTCCTCCTGTTAAGACTACAGCAAACTGTGCCCCATCCATTCCACCTATGTCTGGAAAGCTTGTTGGGTTTAAACTCGTGGATAAAGCGACCGCGGCTAAAATCGAATCGACAGCGAAGGCAATATCAGCTAGTTCTACTTTGACTACCGTAAGCCAGAACCCACCCTTTTTCGATTTACTCGGATCCGTTGTGGTAACCTCTTCTTTTTTAAATGCTATTTTCATCAAGTTATTGATGGCAATAAAAAATAAATAAATAGCACCTAAAGCTTGTAACTGCCAAATATCTACCAAGTAAGAAATAAAAAATAAAGACGTGAATCGGAAAATAAAAGCTCCACCAAGACCATATGTTAAGGCCTTTTTTTGTTTTTCAGGTGGTAAGTGCTTGACGATGATCGCCATGACTAAGGCGTTGTCCGCTGCTAATAACCCTTCCAATCCGATAAGAACCAATAATGTCCATCCATATTCCAGTAAAACATCGGTTGCCATTGTCTATCTCTCTCCCCATTATCTAATCTAAAGGAATAGGCTTGTCCCGCTCCTTTTTCATCCAGTTCATACGTAAGCTAGGCTTAAGCTTGTTTTAGATTATACGGAGAAGTAATTCTGTTTATGATTGCTATTTTGTCTATGTAGTAAAATACGAAAAAAGCCCCTGTCTAGCGACAGAGGCACAATCCTGTTTAGTCAAATAAGTATAGATAGTCCCCATATCCTTGCTCTTTCATCTTATCCTTAGGGATAAACTTCATTGCAGCAGAATTCATACAATAACGTAGCCCACCCTGATCCTTTGGTCCATCCTCAAAGACATGGCCTAAGTGGGAATCTGCTTCGTTACTTCTAATTTCTGTTCGAATCATACCATGGGACTGGTCCATATTTTCTTTTATCGAATGTTTATCGATTGGTTTTGTAAAGCTTGGCCAACCACAACCAGCATCATATTTATCTTTGGAAGAAAACAAGGCTTCACCTGACACGACATCGACATAAATGCCATCATCATTATAGTCCCAATACTCATTTTGAAACGGTCGTTCGGTCCCATTTTCTTGAGTGACATGGTATTGAATGGGTGTTAACGTCTCTTTTAATATTTTCTTATCACGCTTGTTGGTCCAATGCTCTTTAATAAAATCCTCTCTACCAGATCCTTTTTTATACAATTTATAATGGAATTTTTGCTTTTTATAATAATCCTGATGCTTTTCCTCCGCGCGGTAAAAAGGGCTTGCGGGTATAATCTTCGTTACGATTGGTTTCCTAAACTTCCCACTATCCTCTAGGGCTTGCCTAGATCTTTCGGCAAGCTCCTTTTGCTTTTCATCATGATAGAAAATAGCAGTTGTGTAGGATTCTCCACGATCATGAAATTGACCTCCAGCATCAGTTGGATCAATCTGCTGCCAAAACGTCTCTAGGAGCTTTTCGTAGGGAAAAATATCAGGATTAAACGTAATTTGAACAGCTTCCACATGTCCTGTCGTGTCAGAGCAAACTTGTTCGTACGTTGGATTAGGGACCGTTCCACCTGTATAACCCGACACCACTTCAATAATACCTGGTCGTTCGTCAAATGGCTCTACCATACACCAGAAACAACCCCCAGCAAACGTTGCCTTCTGTATATTTTCATTTTGCATGGAACATTCCTCCTATGCTATTCACATAATCTCTGTGCATTCATTCTTCATCTTTTACCGCGAAAAATCAAGTAAGTTGTTTTTATATGAATAGTTTAGGTTTAGAAGTTCCATTTAATGCGTCCTGGCTACTCTCTACTTTTGACATATCTAAGTTTTCTCGTTTGCGTTTTGTTCGCTTTTTCACTACTTTCTCTTCATCTTCTTCCAAGGTATCTTCCTCTAAGTCAGCATCCAGTTCATCCAACTCTTCATCCGTTTCTTCATCATCCAAGTCGTCAGAATTTAACGCTTTTACCATTTCAATCATGGCAGGTAGGTTCTTGACCATTGGACCATATTCCTTTATATAAGGAGCTGCTGTTTTCGCAAACTTTAAAATTTCCTGAGCATTTCCTAACATTCCAGACATACCACTTGCTCCAGCACTTTGTCCGAAAGAAGCTGGCCCAACTCCTGGTCCCATAGGTCCTGGTGAAGAGGCTCCACCACCAAATAGTTTTTTGATAAATCCTTGTATGCCACCTCCACCTTGGGAAGGTCCTTGATTAGGTCCACCAAACGGCATCGGATTCCCTGGTCTTGGTGGAAAGGGTTGCCTTCCAGGCAGACCTCTAGTTGGTGCAGGGCTCTGTCTCATCCATTGATGACCTTGTTGTTGCGTAGAAAACATACCAATCCCTCGTTTCTTTAGTATCTGCTACTTCCATAGTACGTCTGTAAAAGAATTAGGTGTAGGCACGTTGCTTAATTGTAGGAAGATGCACCAAAGTTTCTCTACGAAAGAATAAAAGCGGAAGCGCCTGGGTTTAAGGATTTCAGAATAAAACCGTTTACGCGGACAACGTCTGAAGATCCCTTGCCAGGGTCACGTATGGACTGCGCCCGGCCATGCCAGCATGGTAAGTAATGAAAAAGAGGCTGGGACATAACTAGCCAAGAATAACCTAAAAATGGTTCCCATCATCGGTTTTCGATGATGGGAACCATTTTGGTTTGAATTATGGTCACCATCTATGGTTGGATTTGCATTCATGGCCGTGTACTTTCTCAAGTTTACCGCCATGAATGCAAATCCCAGTTCCTTTTCTACTTTCTCTTTACCTCTCACCGACATACGGGTGAAACGCAAATTAGCCTTCAGAAATCCGAAGACGGGTTCTACATCTATTTTGCGTTTGCCATAGATTTTCCCCGTTTCTTTTTCCGAAAGCTGCTGTCTCGTATATGCTTTTTGGTTTTCCCACTTTTCATTATAATAGATCTTTCGATTGTTTCCTTCCTTCGCTTTCGTACATTGCGAACGTAACGGACAACCGAAACAGTCCTCACACTCATAGACGTTATATGTTCTTGTATAACCATATCGGTCTGTTCGATTGGATAGATAGCGGAATGTTAATTTTTTATCGTTTGGACACGTAAACGCATCTTCGATCTCATCGTAATGCCAATTGGCTACGTTAAAGGCATCCTG is from Radiobacillus kanasensis and encodes:
- a CDS encoding acylphosphatase — its product is MISQHIIVHGRVQGVGFRATAQMKAKTFGLTGWVRNLEDGCVEMIVEGSEANVETFKSTVKEGLNRFTRVDRLDVTDNQELKGFKNFQIKY
- a CDS encoding histidine phosphatase family protein, which gives rise to MKRLILIRHCNAEGQHKDSPLTYDGIHQARHLATFLQEAGFSIDRILSSPYLRAIESIKPYAEQQMTSIEIDDRLKERILSEEPIDDWLDVLEQSFDNQDFRLPGGESSNDARERVRQLLDELQQDEEHSDIAVVTHGNLLAILLSEFQVDIGFNHWKGFTNPDIFTVQKTGGEYVVERVWHQD
- a CDS encoding indolepyruvate ferredoxin oxidoreductase subunit alpha gives rise to the protein MAFVITSPCKDEKAGECMEVCPVDCIEEGKDMFYIDPDICIDCGACEAVCPVEAIFMEDEVPEEENEYIALNRKFFEER
- a CDS encoding VOC family protein translates to MAFIFAGLDHVQLAAPTGSEETAIHFYETILGMTEIEKPDTLKKNGGVWFQCGKQQLHIGIEEPFFPAKKAHPAFYVNQLNELKNHLANHDVSVQADDRLPGYNRFYVEDPFGNRLEFLEQK
- a CDS encoding FAD-dependent oxidoreductase — protein: MSKKIPQHPESYWRDSTNAITSKQLEKDIKADVGIVGGGITGITAAYLLSKKGKKVVLLDAGPLFNGTTGHTTAKITAQHGIVYDSFIQQLGVEKAEQYYKANKQAMEFIKETIDQEGIDCEYTVDDAYIYTDSDKKIQKLEQEKEAYDKLGIIGELLDEIPLNIPIKKALKMENQAHFHPLKYLNHLVQIIQQNGGEIYENTTAIDVEYSDHQHIITRNGHRVVCDHVIVASHFPFIDGEGFYFTRMYPSRSYLMAFEPEKSFPGGMYINAGQPSRTIRYVNIDGKDALLVGGEKHKTGQGKPEIEHYEAIEKFAQDTFGIKNYLYRWSAQDLTTLDKVPYIGPITSDQPELLLATGYRKWGMTNGTAAALLLTDFILGEKNPYAEVFDPSRFHAQPDIKKFAEINADVAKHLLKGKLEFTGKSIEDLKEDEGQIIRIKGKRTGAYKDEQGKVHLVDTTCTHLGCEVNWNSGDRTWDCPCHGSRFSVKGEVIEGPAQKPLTKYN
- a CDS encoding YqfQ family protein, yielding MFSTQQQGHQWMRQSPAPTRGLPGRQPFPPRPGNPMPFGGPNQGPSQGGGGIQGFIKKLFGGGASSPGPMGPGVGPASFGQSAGASGMSGMLGNAQEILKFAKTAAPYIKEYGPMVKNLPAMIEMVKALNSDDLDDEETDEELDELDADLEEDTLEEDEEKVVKKRTKRKRENLDMSKVESSQDALNGTSKPKLFI
- a CDS encoding alpha/beta hydrolase, with product MEHFFQQGTDSNAPTLLILHGTGGTERDLLPVAEMIDSTASVLGVRGAVSENGMARFFRRLSEGVFDEEDLIARTKELQEFLDQAAQNYGFNRDNIVAIGYSNGANIAGSLLFHYKASLYGAILFHPMVPRRNITLPDLTGTPVFIGAGENDPLCLPQETMDLEKLLSEAHADVLVHWDQLGHQLSQKEVNEAKIWYNAHIKK
- a CDS encoding TerC family protein; the encoded protein is MATDVLLEYGWTLLVLIGLEGLLAADNALVMAIIVKHLPPEKQKKALTYGLGGAFIFRFTSLFFISYLVDIWQLQALGAIYLFFIAINNLMKIAFKKEEVTTTDPSKSKKGGFWLTVVKVELADIAFAVDSILAAVALSTSLNPTSFPDIGGMDGAQFAVVLTGGMIGLILIRIAASYIVQLLKERPGLETAAYVIVGWVAVKLAIHTMAHPHLGILPVSYPESPTWNTTFWVVMIFVAVVGWSWKPKRRS
- a CDS encoding DUF6501 family protein; the encoded protein is MIHNNWEQNKTIKKIECMHANAKKFVVDTTLTPGKVYDVKNETEEFYFIIDNTNRIAGFKKEYFKEIS
- the msrB gene encoding peptide-methionine (R)-S-oxide reductase MsrB; this translates as MQNENIQKATFAGGCFWCMVEPFDERPGIIEVVSGYTGGTVPNPTYEQVCSDTTGHVEAVQITFNPDIFPYEKLLETFWQQIDPTDAGGQFHDRGESYTTAIFYHDEKQKELAERSRQALEDSGKFRKPIVTKIIPASPFYRAEEKHQDYYKKQKFHYKLYKKGSGREDFIKEHWTNKRDKKILKETLTPIQYHVTQENGTERPFQNEYWDYNDDGIYVDVVSGEALFSSKDKYDAGCGWPSFTKPIDKHSIKENMDQSHGMIRTEIRSNEADSHLGHVFEDGPKDQGGLRYCMNSAAMKFIPKDKMKEQGYGDYLYLFD